The Streptomyces puniciscabiei genomic interval GCGGCGCCGGCGGCCCGGGCCGCCGCGTCACCGGTGCCGTCCGGCAGCGGTACGACGACCGTCTCGGGGGCGTGCCCTTCGGCGGCCTCCCGTGCCCAGTCACCGACCGCCGCGACGATCACCTCGGCGTCGGACAGCGGGTGGGCCTCCAGAGAGTCCAGCAACTCTGTCAGATGCCCCTGTGCGTTCGGTCCGTAGACGATGACGCTGAGTTGGGGCATCGCAGTGGACTCCTTCGGGTCGTGGATTTTGGCCCCCTTCATAACATACTGTCACTAAGCGGATGAAAGGGATAACCGCTGTCGGAGTAAGAGACGCCCAGGAGGGAAGGGGAAGTTCCGTTACCTGGGGTTTCTCTTCCGACAACTTTTACGCCGCCTTCTTACCAGCGGCCTTCTTGTCGCTCTTGTCACCGGTGAAGGCCTCGTACTCCTTCATGACGTCCTCCGTCGGCCCGTCCATGCGCAGTTCGCCGCGCTCCAGCCAGATCGTCCGCTCGCAGGTGTCGCGGATCGACTTGTTGTTGTGGCTGACCAGGAAGACGGTACCCGCTGTCGCGCGCAGCTCGCGGATCCGTTCCTCGGAGCGCATCTGGAACCTGCGGTCACCGGTGGCCAGGGCCTCGTCGATCAGCAGCACGTCGTGGTCCTTGGCGGCGGCGATGGAGAAGCGGAGCCGGGCGGCCATACCGGAGGAGTACGTGCGCATCGGAAGGGTGATGAAGTCGCCCTTCTCGTTGATGCCGGAGAAGTCGACGATGTCCTGGTAGCGCTCCTTGACCTGCTCCCGGGACATGCCCATGGCGAGCCCGCCGAGGTAGACGTTGCGTTCGCCCGTGAGGTCGTTCATCAGGGCCGCGTTGACGCCGAGCAGGGAGGGCTGGCCGTGGGTGTAGATGTGGCCGTTCTCCACCGGCAGCAGGCCGGCGACGGCCTTGAGCAGCGTGGACTTGCCGGAGCC includes:
- a CDS encoding ABC transporter ATP-binding protein is translated as MRERLERLSKAERIPTVVCDGVDIVYRVNGTGSGRGSATAALNRILRRKQAEKAAGVRRVHAVKNVSFVAYKGEAIGLIGTNGSGKSTLLKAVAGLLPVENGHIYTHGQPSLLGVNAALMNDLTGERNVYLGGLAMGMSREQVKERYQDIVDFSGINEKGDFITLPMRTYSSGMAARLRFSIAAAKDHDVLLIDEALATGDRRFQMRSEERIRELRATAGTVFLVSHNNKSIRDTCERTIWLERGELRMDGPTEDVMKEYEAFTGDKSDKKAAGKKAA